In Citrus sinensis cultivar Valencia sweet orange chromosome 2, DVS_A1.0, whole genome shotgun sequence, a single genomic region encodes these proteins:
- the LOC102611741 gene encoding monodehydroascorbate reductase 4, peroxisomal, with translation MGRAFVYVIVGGGVAAGYAALEFTKRGVPPGELCIISEEPVAPYERPALSKGYLLPEAPARLPSFHTCVGANEERLTPKWYNEHGIELVLGTRVKSADVRRKTLVTATGETISYKILIIATGARALKLEEFGLSGSDAENVCYLRDLADANRLVNVMKSCSGGNAVVIGGGYIGMECAASLVINKINVTMVFPEAHCMARLFTPKIASYYEEYYKSKGVKFVKGTVLSSFDVDSNGKVVAVNLRDGNRLPTDMVVVGIGIRPNTSLFEGQLTLEKGGIKVNGRLQSSNSSVYAVGDVATFPLKLLGETRRLEHVDSARKSAKHAVAAIMEPDKTDKFDYLPFFYSRVFTLSWQFYGDNVGEVVHYGNFSGATFGAYWVNKGQLVGSFLEGGTKEEYEAIAKATQLQPVVEDLAELERQGLGFALAVSQKPLPSTPVDGKTVPGLVLGKSLYPFHATAGVILAASIAAFAYWYGRRRRRW, from the exons atgggAAGAGCATTTGTGTATGTGATTGTAGGAGGAGGAGTTGCAGCTGGATATGCAGCTCTTGAATTCACAAAGCGAGGAGTTCCTCCCGGCGAACTCTGCATCATTTCTGAGGAACct GTTGCGCCTTATGAGAGGCCCGCATTGAGCAAGGGTTATTTACTTCCAGAAG CGCCAGCACGCCTTCCATCATTTCACACTTGTGTTGGTGCTAACGAGGAAAGATTAACTCCAAAATGGTATAATGAACATG GAATTGAGTTGGTTCTTGGAACTCGAGTTAAGTCCGCTGATGTGAGGCGTAAGACATTAGTAACAGCAACTGGAGAGACTATAAGTTATAAGATTCTCATCATTGCAACAGGTGCTCGG GCTCTGAAGCTCGAGGAATTTGGTCTGAGTGGGTCAGATGCTGAAAACGTGTGTTATTTACGAGATTTAGCTGATGCAAATAGGCTTGTAAATGTGATGAAATCTTGTTCTGGTGGGAATGCTGTTGTCATTGGCGGTGGGTACATAGGAATGGAATGTGCTGCATCTCTGGTGATCAATAAGATAAATGTGACTATGGTTTTTCCGGAGGCACATTGCA TGGCTCGTCTATTTACTCCTAAGATTGCAAGTTATTATGAAGAATACTATAAGTCTAAAGGAGTAAAGTTTGTCAAAGGAACTGTCTTGTCATCATTTGACGTGGACTCTAATGGGAAG GTTGTGGCTGTTAATCTTCGGGATGGAAATCGGCTACCTACAGACATGGTTGTAGTGGGAATTGGAATACGTCCAAACACAAGCCTTTTTGAAGGCCAACTAACTTTGGAGAAGGGTGGGATTAAAGTAAATGGAAGGCTACAGTCGAGCAACAGCTCAGTCTATGCAGTTGGAGATGTTGCAACGTTTCCACTCAAACTACTGGGTGAAACCCGTAGGCTTGAGCATGTTGACTCAGCAAGAAAATCTGCTAAGCATGCGGTTGCTGCAATAATGGAACCTGACAAAACAGACAAATTTGATTATCTACCATTCTTCTACTCCAGAGTTTTCACATTGTCATGGCAGTTTTATGGGGACAATGTAGGGGAAGTAGTCCATTATGGGAATTTCTCGGGGGCTACATTTGGGGCTTACTGGGTAAACAAGGGTCAGCTAGTTGGGTCTTTTCTTGAAGGTGGAACGAAGGAAGAGTATGAAGCCATAGCAAAAGCCACGCAGCTTCAACCGGTTGTTGAAGACTTGGCTGAGCTGGAGAGGCAGGGTTTGGGTTTTGCATTGGCTGTTAGTCAGAAACCACTGCCATCAACTCCTGTTGACGGAAAAACGGTCCCTGGTCTTGTTTTAGGGAAATCATTATACCCATTCCATGCAACAGCTGGTGTTATTCTTGCTGCATCAATCGCAGCATTCGCATATTGGTATGGCAGGAGGCGTCGAAGGTGGTAG